The Morococcus cerebrosus sequence CCGCGCCCGCCAATATCCAAGACCTTTATCTCGATTCCCTGCGCGAATTGGGCATCGACCCCAAAATCCACGACATCCGCTTCGTCGAAGACGACTGGGAAAACCCCACCCTCGGTGCATGGGGCTTGGGCTGGGAAGTCTGGCTCAACGGCATGGAAGTGACCCAGTTCACCTACTTCCAACAAGTTGGCGGCATTGACTGCACCCCCGTACTCGGCGAAATCACCTACGGCATCGAACGCTTGGCGATGTATCTGCAAGGCGTGGAAAACGTCTATGACCTCGTTTGGGCAAAAACGCTCGACGGCAACACCGTCACCTACGGCGACGTGTATCACCAAAACGAAGTCGAACAATCCACCTACAACTTCGAATACAGCGATGCCGACTGGCTGCTGCGTCAGTTCAACGACTACGAAGCGCAAGCCAAACGCCTGCTCGCCGAAGAAAACGCCAGCCTCGCCCTGCCCGCCTACGAGCTGGTCCTCAAAGCCGGACACACCTTCAACCTCTTAGACGCACGCGGCGCCATTTCCGTTACCGAACGCGCCACCTACATCGGCCGCATCCGCGCGCTGAGCCGCACCGTAGCGCAGAAATACGTTGAAAGCCGCGAGAAACTGGGCTTCCCGTTGATTAAAAAATAACGATACATCGTCTGAAACAGGTTTTC is a genomic window containing:
- the glyQ gene encoding glycine--tRNA ligase subunit alpha; the encoded protein is MLTFQQIIFKLQTFWADKGCTVIQPFDMEVGAGTSHPATCLRALGPEPWFAAYVQPSRRPKDGRYGDNPNRLQHYYQFQVALKPAPANIQDLYLDSLRELGIDPKIHDIRFVEDDWENPTLGAWGLGWEVWLNGMEVTQFTYFQQVGGIDCTPVLGEITYGIERLAMYLQGVENVYDLVWAKTLDGNTVTYGDVYHQNEVEQSTYNFEYSDADWLLRQFNDYEAQAKRLLAEENASLALPAYELVLKAGHTFNLLDARGAISVTERATYIGRIRALSRTVAQKYVESREKLGFPLIKK